Proteins encoded in a region of the Rhizobium sp. CC-YZS058 genome:
- a CDS encoding polysaccharide biosynthesis/export family protein: MPLFSRLALLSMTAAIGLVTTSCTIMPTSGPSAGAIERGGKESYAPYTLIDVTPDAIAMLSTTMENQLANTLGNGRKRSSSIIGVGDSVAVSIWEASPEGLFSTGNGHGATVIPEQPVSESGMISVPYAGNIQAAGRTPEQVKQAVEKALARMAVEPQVLVSVIKNVSNTVTVTGEVARSGRIPLSARGEKLIDVIAEAGGPRIESHQLSVQITRGSRTETIPMERLISDPAENISVQSDDVIALIRQPRSFTVFGATYANASVQFDESQLYLNQALAKVGGLSDERANAKGIFIYRTESSELVRRLTHGKVSPLGPTTNVIYQVDLRDPSGFFLLKGFAMRNRDLVYIANASLAEVRKFATLVSSTAAPVAQVAQVGNSLQNLEK; the protein is encoded by the coding sequence ATGCCGCTCTTTTCAAGACTTGCCCTGCTGTCCATGACGGCTGCCATCGGCCTCGTCACGACATCCTGCACAATCATGCCAACATCGGGCCCCAGCGCAGGCGCAATCGAGCGCGGCGGCAAGGAGAGCTATGCTCCCTACACGCTTATCGACGTCACGCCCGACGCGATCGCCATGCTCTCCACCACCATGGAAAACCAGCTTGCCAACACGCTCGGCAACGGGCGCAAGCGCAGCTCATCGATCATCGGCGTCGGTGATTCCGTTGCCGTCTCAATCTGGGAGGCCTCGCCGGAAGGCCTGTTCAGCACCGGAAACGGTCATGGCGCCACGGTGATCCCCGAGCAGCCCGTGTCCGAAAGCGGAATGATCTCCGTTCCTTATGCCGGAAACATCCAGGCAGCAGGCCGGACCCCGGAGCAGGTGAAGCAGGCCGTCGAAAAAGCATTGGCGCGCATGGCGGTCGAGCCGCAGGTTCTCGTCAGCGTCATCAAGAACGTTTCCAACACGGTGACGGTCACCGGCGAGGTCGCGCGCAGCGGACGAATTCCCTTGTCCGCTCGCGGCGAGAAGCTGATCGACGTCATCGCGGAGGCCGGCGGACCTCGCATCGAGTCGCATCAGCTTTCCGTTCAGATCACCCGTGGCAGTCGGACCGAAACGATTCCGATGGAACGGTTGATTTCGGATCCTGCCGAAAATATTTCCGTGCAGTCGGATGATGTGATCGCGCTGATCCGCCAGCCGCGCAGCTTCACGGTCTTCGGTGCGACCTATGCCAATGCGTCGGTCCAGTTCGACGAATCGCAACTCTACCTGAACCAGGCTCTGGCCAAGGTGGGTGGCCTCAGCGACGAGCGTGCCAATGCAAAGGGCATTTTCATCTATCGGACGGAATCCTCCGAACTTGTGCGCCGCCTGACGCATGGCAAGGTTTCGCCCCTTGGGCCGACGACCAATGTCATCTATCAGGTCGATCTGAGGGATCCGAGCGGCTTCTTCCTGCTCAAGGGCTTCGCCATGCGGAATCGGGACCTTGTGTACATCGCGAACGCGTCGCTGGCGGAGGTTCGCAAATTCGCGACCCTCGTCTCTTCGACGGCGGCGCCGGTGGCCCAGGTGGCCCAGGTCGGCAATTCGCTACAGAACCTCGAGAAGTAA
- a CDS encoding polysaccharide pyruvyl transferase family protein, whose translation MPLDVARRLFARKPAPADGVLVREENGSPSAVRLSWVWTTQQHPDANLGDALSAVVVSVMSGLAIKPSSFDQPIERMAAVGTIGHAQRNGRVHLWGTGFDLSRNSTGAVAGYRVPDETELVVHAVRGRQTAKGLRALGIEVPEVFGDPVWFLPRIFPLEGLTKRRELGIIVHISELEEATAAAKVKASLLRYGIPAGLVDDIAIINTYTDPTIEAFERKVREIAECKRILSTSLHGLVIAETYNIPCAWFSTNRGEAGFLPFDGPQPIDHRMIDFYGGVGRDAVLTYFQPLHEATRWEEAMAFIDRHWEGLTYTGKDLFDAFPLRHAVRFKDKVWRCRPDILNTNRY comes from the coding sequence ATGCCGCTCGATGTCGCGCGACGCCTGTTCGCCCGCAAGCCTGCGCCTGCTGATGGAGTTCTGGTGAGGGAAGAGAATGGTAGCCCGTCTGCCGTTCGCCTCTCCTGGGTCTGGACGACTCAGCAGCATCCCGACGCCAATCTTGGCGATGCCTTAAGTGCCGTCGTGGTCTCCGTCATGTCCGGCTTGGCGATCAAGCCGTCTTCCTTCGATCAGCCGATCGAGCGCATGGCTGCCGTCGGAACGATCGGCCACGCGCAGCGCAACGGCCGCGTTCATCTCTGGGGGACCGGCTTCGATCTCAGCCGGAATTCCACCGGCGCCGTTGCCGGATACCGCGTGCCCGACGAGACGGAGCTTGTCGTGCATGCCGTGCGCGGTCGCCAGACGGCCAAGGGGTTGCGGGCGTTGGGTATCGAGGTTCCCGAGGTGTTCGGCGACCCGGTCTGGTTCCTGCCGCGAATCTTCCCGCTGGAGGGGCTAACGAAGCGAAGGGAACTGGGGATCATCGTCCACATTTCCGAACTGGAAGAGGCGACGGCCGCGGCGAAGGTCAAGGCGTCTCTTCTGCGTTACGGCATCCCGGCCGGTCTCGTTGACGATATCGCCATCATCAACACCTACACCGACCCGACCATAGAGGCTTTCGAGCGCAAAGTGCGCGAGATCGCCGAATGCAAGCGTATCCTCTCGACCAGTCTTCACGGTTTGGTCATTGCTGAGACCTACAACATCCCCTGCGCCTGGTTCTCGACAAACCGGGGTGAGGCCGGTTTCCTGCCGTTCGACGGTCCACAGCCGATCGATCATCGAATGATCGATTTCTATGGCGGCGTCGGCCGGGATGCGGTCTTGACTTATTTCCAGCCATTGCACGAGGCAACGCGCTGGGAGGAGGCCATGGCCTTCATCGATCGTCATTGGGAGGGGCTGACCTACACCGGAAAGGATTTGTTCGACGCGTTCCCGCTGCGGCATGCGGTGCGGTTCAAGGACAAGGTCTGGCGGTGCCGACCCGACATCCTGAACACAAACCGATATTGA
- a CDS encoding polysaccharide pyruvyl transferase family protein yields the protein MMSGLPVHHVAAKSSATRLAAVGTIGHMFSGGDVSFWGTGTSPHLNPHQSDEEKILYTPPAETRMSVYATRGPFSRRVLAPDATGPAVFGDPLWLLPRFHTAPVKKRYELGVILHLSELADRDYDAHPKDGALRHIVRDQDRSAVKLINTVTPISVDALRERLDDILACKRIISTSLHGMVFAESYGIPCLYFSPRAQKAGAGKIDLTAEEGLDLRFVDLYRGLGLDTLDVWYQPRKQETDWTSVIEAVDRIWVPKSFDDQPLIEAFPLPLAMLEKGATGSAFDHPLIRALPMERTAPPPAARQEEKRPGWLSRLTRRSTGA from the coding sequence ATGATGTCCGGTCTGCCGGTCCATCACGTTGCGGCCAAGTCCTCGGCGACGCGCCTGGCTGCGGTCGGAACGATCGGCCACATGTTCTCCGGCGGCGATGTTTCGTTCTGGGGAACGGGCACGTCGCCTCATCTCAATCCGCACCAGTCGGACGAGGAGAAGATTCTCTACACGCCGCCGGCAGAGACGCGCATGTCGGTCTATGCCACGCGCGGACCGTTCAGCCGGCGGGTTCTCGCGCCGGATGCGACTGGCCCTGCCGTTTTCGGTGATCCGCTCTGGCTGTTGCCGCGCTTTCACACTGCGCCAGTCAAGAAGCGCTACGAACTGGGGGTGATCCTGCACCTCTCGGAACTGGCTGACCGCGACTACGATGCACATCCCAAGGACGGTGCCCTGCGCCACATCGTTCGGGATCAGGACCGCTCGGCCGTCAAGCTGATCAATACGGTCACACCGATCTCGGTGGATGCCCTGCGCGAGCGACTGGATGACATCCTTGCTTGCAAGCGGATCATTTCGACCAGTCTGCACGGCATGGTGTTTGCAGAAAGCTACGGCATCCCTTGTCTCTATTTTTCGCCGCGTGCGCAGAAAGCCGGAGCAGGGAAGATCGATCTGACCGCCGAGGAGGGACTCGATCTCCGCTTCGTCGATCTTTATCGCGGCCTTGGGCTCGATACGCTCGATGTCTGGTACCAGCCGCGCAAGCAGGAAACCGACTGGACATCCGTCATCGAGGCGGTCGATCGGATCTGGGTGCCGAAGTCCTTCGACGACCAGCCGCTGATCGAGGCCTTTCCGCTGCCGCTTGCGATGCTGGAGAAAGGTGCGACCGGCAGCGCCTTCGACCATCCGCTGATCCGCGCCCTTCCCATGGAAAGGACCGCGCCGCCTCCGGCTGCCAGGCAAGAGGAAAAACGTCCCGGCTGGCTCTCCCGGTTGACCCGCCGCAGCACGGGAGCCTGA
- a CDS encoding glycosyltransferase family 1 protein encodes MDRQTGHHADDDGGQGIAEIEIRLFAGRGDPGKRDGTVGGNEIEEVLGQITPLRPDVGTSGPAVGTARLRSAGRIPQRCSVRKYRGNAARPHDQTRKRRRGPGQPSTTSSILQVSMYRLSMAPLHVATRRVLFDISRLARSLDKPFGTGVDRIDLAIGLDLVARFQDDCHFVHAGLHGVRRLRPQEGRQILDHLDTAWNDGGGQMTKRSMGLGLVWRSWFGRRHDRFDDLAAADTTYVVASHSGLGKVKGALRKLDPEARMQRLVYIHDLIPIDYPEYQRPETLPQFRTYLDEVLDAPSRIVTNSADTARRMTSYAEKRGYAITGMDVVIPHLSFRPAPAIRASGPVLDVIEDPRPFFVTLGTIEPRKNHLLLLHIWRDLAERGHTPRLCIIGKRGWENENIVDILDRCAALKEHVLEFGSLPDEDVQALLRHSRGLLFPSFAEGLGIPLLEAAALGTPAIVSDIPVFHEIAPRGTVFLSPVDGLGWMREIEARSTGDAPARQDLHA; translated from the coding sequence ATGGACCGGCAGACCGGACATCATGCCGACGATGACGGCGGACAGGGCATCGCCGAGATTGAGATACGGCTCTTTGCCGGTCGTGGTGACCCAGGAAAGCGGGATGGAACCGTTGGCGGCAACGAGATCGAGGAGGTCTTGGGACAAATCACACCCTTGCGGCCAGACGTGGGAACCAGCGGACCGGCCGTCGGCACCGCCCGTTTGAGAAGCGCCGGGCGTATACCACAGCGATGTTCTGTGCGAAAGTACAGGGGTAACGCTGCACGACCGCATGATCAAACGAGGAAAAGGCGGCGCGGGCCCGGTCAGCCCTCAACAACGTCGTCGATCCTGCAGGTTTCTATGTACCGACTATCCATGGCCCCGCTGCATGTCGCAACCCGGCGGGTTCTTTTCGATATCTCAAGGCTGGCACGAAGCCTCGACAAGCCTTTCGGCACCGGCGTCGATCGCATCGACTTGGCAATCGGCCTCGATCTCGTCGCGCGGTTTCAGGACGACTGCCATTTCGTCCACGCCGGCCTCCACGGCGTCCGGCGGCTTCGTCCGCAGGAAGGCCGCCAGATCCTCGACCATCTCGACACAGCCTGGAATGACGGAGGCGGCCAGATGACCAAACGGTCCATGGGGCTTGGCCTCGTCTGGCGCAGCTGGTTCGGGCGGCGCCATGACCGCTTCGACGACCTCGCGGCGGCAGACACGACCTATGTCGTCGCGTCCCATTCCGGCCTGGGCAAGGTGAAAGGCGCGCTGCGCAAACTTGATCCGGAGGCCCGCATGCAGCGGCTGGTCTACATCCACGACCTGATCCCGATCGACTATCCGGAATATCAGAGACCGGAAACGCTGCCGCAGTTCCGCACATATCTGGATGAAGTTCTGGATGCGCCGAGCCGGATCGTCACCAATTCGGCCGATACCGCACGCCGTATGACATCCTATGCCGAGAAGCGCGGCTACGCGATCACGGGCATGGATGTCGTCATCCCACATTTAAGTTTCCGTCCGGCCCCTGCCATTCGAGCGAGCGGACCGGTCCTGGACGTCATCGAGGATCCTCGCCCGTTTTTCGTCACGCTCGGGACGATTGAACCACGAAAGAACCATCTTCTGCTGCTGCACATCTGGCGCGATCTGGCCGAGCGGGGGCACACCCCGCGTCTGTGCATCATCGGCAAGCGCGGTTGGGAGAACGAGAACATCGTGGACATTCTGGATCGGTGCGCCGCGCTCAAGGAGCATGTGCTGGAGTTCGGAAGTCTGCCCGACGAGGATGTCCAAGCCCTGCTTCGGCACAGCCGTGGCCTCTTGTTCCCGTCTTTTGCCGAAGGGCTTGGCATTCCGCTTCTGGAAGCAGCCGCCCTTGGAACGCCGGCGATCGTGTCCGACATTCCCGTCTTCCATGAAATCGCACCGAGAGGCACCGTTTTCCTCAGCCCGGTTGACGGACTGGGTTGGATGCGCGAAATCGAAGCTCGCAGCACAGGCGACGCACCGGCAAGACAGGATCTGCACGCGTGA
- a CDS encoding capsular polysaccharide biosynthesis protein, translating into MAPLPSAKTTPRLTYAFHMQAWKRAFLCRYFPERRFLFVPFHLSHDDLTRTVLGAIDPVQKPDFFVWSVNLPDAARDFAARHAIDVFYVEDGFIRSAVPQAGRTPPLSLIVDSRTPYFDSRSPSDLEILLATYDFDGNPLLMQRAESAMATLRREGIGKYNGGAVSGRPLYGEKTRRRVLVLGQVDGDASIRYGSDAPITNDALVRLAAADRPDAEIIYKPHPDVLAGVRSSGAKLEELSRIATILKARAPLAEALKTVDHVYAMTSLGGFEALMRGIPVTVTGLPFYAGWGLTDDRHPSPRRTRRLTLAKLFAGAYLLYPLYFDPDTGERTSFDQVIRTLHRRLAPAFEGPESDAARRDAFGRFGWRRCFSPLVSAIIRQVGTEEDARYFAAFPADFFRERPERSLRRIGRCLYPSSQTRT; encoded by the coding sequence ATGGCGCCTCTCCCTTCAGCAAAGACAACGCCGCGCCTGACCTACGCCTTCCATATGCAGGCCTGGAAGCGTGCCTTCCTTTGCCGCTATTTCCCGGAACGTCGTTTCCTCTTCGTTCCGTTTCACCTTTCCCATGACGATTTGACGCGCACTGTCCTTGGGGCAATCGACCCTGTACAGAAGCCGGATTTCTTCGTCTGGAGCGTCAACCTGCCTGATGCGGCGAGGGATTTTGCAGCGCGTCACGCCATCGACGTCTTCTATGTTGAGGACGGGTTCATTCGCTCCGCCGTACCGCAGGCCGGGCGAACGCCCCCCCTCTCGCTGATCGTCGACAGCCGCACCCCCTATTTCGACAGCCGGTCGCCGTCCGATCTCGAGATCCTGCTCGCAACTTACGATTTCGACGGCAACCCGCTCCTGATGCAACGCGCGGAATCGGCCATGGCGACGCTTAGGCGAGAGGGCATCGGCAAGTACAATGGCGGCGCGGTATCTGGCAGACCGTTGTATGGAGAAAAGACACGCCGACGCGTTCTGGTTCTAGGCCAGGTCGATGGCGACGCCTCGATCCGCTATGGGTCAGACGCACCGATCACCAATGACGCTCTCGTTCGGCTGGCAGCGGCCGATCGACCCGATGCCGAGATCATCTACAAGCCGCATCCCGACGTCCTTGCAGGGGTTCGATCGTCTGGCGCGAAGCTGGAGGAGCTTTCCCGCATCGCTACCATCCTCAAGGCCCGCGCGCCGCTGGCCGAGGCGCTCAAAACCGTCGATCATGTCTATGCCATGACCTCGCTTGGTGGATTCGAAGCGCTGATGCGCGGGATTCCCGTCACCGTCACCGGCCTGCCCTTCTATGCCGGCTGGGGCCTGACGGACGACCGCCACCCCAGCCCTCGCCGGACACGACGGTTGACGCTGGCGAAACTCTTTGCCGGCGCCTACCTGCTCTATCCGCTCTATTTCGATCCGGACACCGGCGAACGGACCAGTTTCGACCAGGTGATCCGCACGTTGCATCGGCGTCTTGCCCCCGCATTCGAAGGCCCGGAGAGCGATGCCGCGCGCCGGGACGCCTTCGGACGGTTCGGCTGGCGGCGCTGCTTCTCGCCGCTCGTTTCCGCCATCATCCGGCAGGTCGGAACCGAGGAAGATGCACGCTATTTTGCGGCCTTCCCAGCCGATTTCTTCCGCGAGCGACCGGAACGATCCCTGCGTCGAATCGGGCGATGTCTCTACCCGTCATCTCAAACCCGGACTTGA
- a CDS encoding glycosyltransferase family 1 protein, protein MAKPRIMIDGFNLALEKGTGIATYARNLAEEVKDLGHPVDLLYGVRTGGKSKLLSEVGFFDPSGFKMTPPAVIRQLVTSPLGTRAKEIELTGKVIARHVQGLLPVHDRIVNRPNLFTFSRWHFRTYGQFLDVDYDNSAQIAHWTYPMSVKMPKAANLYTIHDLVPLRLPYATLDNKREFMKVVRRIADKADHIVTVSDASKIDIMNLLDVDESRVTNTYQAVRLPQKILDRDEDTVRDEVEMFFGLQPKKYFMFFGAIEPKKNVGRLIEAYLASQSPYPLIIVGQLVWKDDRELRLLNALVPEPDSGRLAPPRSSGQKKGGSIMRVDYLPFSLLTSLVRCARGVVFPSLYEGFGLPILEAMQLGTAVITGTEGANPEVAGDAAVLVDPYDVQSIAGGIRTLTYDDDILTHYEQAGRARAELFSPARYAERLQSLYAKFS, encoded by the coding sequence ATGGCCAAACCTCGCATCATGATCGACGGTTTCAACCTGGCGCTGGAAAAGGGAACGGGCATCGCCACCTACGCTCGCAACCTGGCGGAGGAGGTCAAGGATCTCGGCCATCCCGTCGATCTGCTTTATGGCGTGCGCACGGGCGGCAAATCAAAGCTCCTGTCGGAAGTCGGTTTCTTCGATCCGTCCGGCTTCAAAATGACGCCGCCAGCCGTGATCCGCCAGCTGGTGACATCCCCACTTGGCACGAGGGCCAAGGAGATCGAGCTGACCGGCAAGGTCATCGCCCGCCATGTGCAGGGCCTGCTGCCGGTGCATGACCGGATCGTCAACCGGCCGAACCTCTTCACCTTTTCCCGTTGGCATTTTCGAACCTACGGCCAGTTCCTCGATGTCGACTACGACAATTCGGCGCAGATCGCCCATTGGACCTATCCGATGTCGGTCAAGATGCCCAAGGCCGCCAACCTTTATACGATTCATGACCTTGTGCCGCTGCGCCTTCCCTATGCGACGCTCGACAACAAGCGCGAGTTCATGAAGGTGGTGCGTCGCATCGCCGATAAGGCCGACCACATCGTCACCGTTTCCGATGCCTCCAAGATCGACATCATGAACCTGCTCGACGTCGACGAGAGCCGGGTTACCAATACCTATCAGGCGGTCCGCCTGCCGCAGAAGATTCTCGACAGGGATGAGGACACCGTGCGCGACGAGGTGGAGATGTTCTTTGGCCTTCAGCCGAAGAAATATTTCATGTTCTTCGGCGCGATCGAGCCGAAGAAGAATGTCGGACGGCTGATCGAGGCCTATCTTGCCAGCCAGTCTCCCTATCCGCTTATCATTGTCGGACAGCTCGTCTGGAAGGACGATCGCGAGCTCCGCCTTCTGAATGCCCTGGTCCCGGAGCCTGACAGCGGACGTCTGGCGCCACCGCGCAGCAGTGGACAGAAGAAGGGCGGCTCCATCATGCGGGTCGACTACCTGCCCTTTAGCTTGCTCACCTCGCTCGTGCGCTGCGCCCGTGGCGTTGTCTTCCCCTCCCTGTATGAAGGCTTTGGCCTCCCTATCCTCGAAGCGATGCAGCTGGGCACCGCCGTGATTACTGGCACCGAAGGCGCCAATCCGGAGGTTGCTGGAGACGCGGCCGTCCTGGTCGACCCTTATGACGTTCAGTCGATTGCTGGCGGCATTCGTACCCTGACTTACGACGACGACATCTTGACGCACTACGAACAGGCAGGCCGCGCACGTGCCGAGCTTTTCTCCCCCGCACGCTATGCCGAACGGCTGCAGTCGCTTTATGCGAAATTCTCTTGA